The sequence below is a genomic window from Campylobacter concisus.
TTTAATTTCTGGCAAAAATACCCTATCGCCTGCATGAAGTGTTGTGTTAAGCTTTGGATTTATGGTTAGGATTTGCTCAAAAAACCTTAGATGTCCGTAGTGGTTGTAGGTGATAGTATCAAGCCTATCACCGTCTTTAGCTATGTAAATTTTATCCATCATAATCCCTTTTCAATAATTTGGCTCGCACCAGGCGAGCTTAGTCTTTAGTGCGTTTCCAAAGTGCTAAACTTTGGTCGCAAAGATGAGTTTTACTCATCTGCGAAGTCATGAGCTAAAGTCTCGCTTTAGCTCTAGTGAAAAACTTTGCGTAAAAAATGCTCCATTTGGAGTGAAAATCGCTTGTTTTTCACTGATTTTTACTATAACAAAGCGACCAAAATATTTACCATTTCCATTTGTAAGTGGCAAGCTTTGACGTAAGGCAGCTAAGGCATAAAGTGGTTTTAATGCGCCTTGTTTGTCACCGTTATATGGCAGCGTTTGACCCTCTATATTAAGTGCGCTGCTTCCTAAATTTGCACTAAATAAGGCTGGATAGTTTTGTATACGCTCTTGTTCGCTTATACCAAAGTCTGTTTGAGTATCAATACTATTAGTTTGCTCCCATCTAAATTTAAACCCACCAAGATTTAGCACCATATTATCCCCTTACATCCGTATTTTTACGGTTAAACTCATCACGTCTTAGTGCGTCTTTAACACCTTTTACTATTTGGGCTTTAAAGCTCTCTAGGTCAAATTTGCCATTATCTGAGTTAAGTAAAAAATCACCATTAAAGCTAATGTTGATGGCGCCACCACCTGTGCTAGCTGCCACTAGAGCTGGAGCCTCTTTTGCATGAGTATCACTATCTGAGCCAAAAAT
It includes:
- a CDS encoding tail protein X → MDKIYIAKDGDRLDTITYNHYGHLRFFEQILTINPKLNTTLHAGDRVFLPEIKEAAKEQAKLW
- a CDS encoding phage tail protein, with product MVLNLGGFKFRWEQTNSIDTQTDFGISEQERIQNYPALFSANLGSSALNIEGQTLPYNGDKQGALKPLYALAALRQSLPLTNGNGKYFGRFVIVKISEKQAIFTPNGAFFTQSFSLELKRDFSS